A part of Tardiphaga sp. vice304 genomic DNA contains:
- a CDS encoding DUF262 domain-containing protein: MLDLDPPYQRRSIWNAPYKEFFIDTVLNDYPCPAIFLYENITPDGVAKYSVVDGKQRLITLFEFANNEFPVSSEATIAKHKDKYFKDLDDDTKRGFWRYQFAVEFIPSEDETLINTIFDRINRNVAKLTRQELRHAKFSGAFITKVEELSEWTFSTLPKNFPFIQPSSRKQMRDDEFLAQLLLQIEEGPKSYSQDDLDKAFSSRDPVWERAEEVTDKYRMAIQKIDQIVRSDQTLDITRSRLRNQADFYSLVGGVYALSETGHDIAPDEARERLRQFLATVDNEERRAEIPSAASYFAASRAASNDAGPRQTRINIMKEILLGEVALLQAS; encoded by the coding sequence TTGCTCGATCTTGATCCTCCATATCAAAGGAGGAGCATTTGGAACGCTCCTTACAAAGAGTTCTTCATCGATACTGTATTGAATGACTATCCATGCCCGGCGATATTTCTCTACGAAAACATCACGCCCGACGGGGTTGCAAAGTACAGCGTGGTGGATGGCAAGCAACGACTCATTACACTTTTTGAATTTGCAAACAACGAATTCCCCGTTTCGTCAGAAGCAACGATTGCGAAGCACAAGGACAAATATTTTAAGGACCTTGACGACGACACAAAGCGAGGATTTTGGCGATACCAATTTGCTGTGGAGTTTATCCCATCGGAAGATGAAACTTTGATCAACACGATATTTGATCGCATCAATCGAAACGTTGCAAAGTTAACTCGACAAGAATTACGTCACGCAAAATTCTCAGGAGCCTTTATTACTAAGGTCGAAGAGCTGTCGGAGTGGACATTTAGCACGCTGCCCAAAAACTTTCCTTTTATTCAGCCGTCTTCGCGAAAGCAAATGAGGGATGACGAGTTTCTTGCGCAACTCCTGCTCCAAATCGAGGAGGGGCCGAAATCGTATTCACAAGACGATTTGGATAAAGCCTTCAGCTCTCGAGATCCCGTATGGGAGCGAGCCGAAGAGGTAACAGACAAGTATAGAATGGCCATTCAGAAGATTGATCAAATCGTTCGGAGCGACCAAACATTGGATATTACACGAAGCCGGTTAAGAAATCAGGCCGATTTCTATTCGTTGGTGGGAGGCGTTTACGCCCTATCCGAAACGGGGCACGACATTGCACCTGATGAAGCTCGGGAGCGTCTTCGTCAGTTTTTAGCAACGGTCGACAACGAAGAACGGCGCGCGGAAATCCCGAGCGCGGCAAGCTATTTTGCCGCAAGTCGAGCCGCTTCGAACGACGCCGGCCCGCGACAAACGAGAATAAATATCATGAAAGAGATTTTGCTCGGTGAGGTCGCCTTGCTTCAGGCATCTTAA
- a CDS encoding DsbA family protein, with translation MIITRRAVTQALSLTGLAALAGVSPLFLIEQAFAQTASAADVAKPVSLPDMALGPKDAAVTVTEYASMTCPHCATFTKEVFPKIKEAFIDTGKIRFVFREFPLDIKAAAGSMLARCIAKDDSAKYFAVNDLLFKTQDDWVLKDTAASLTRIGKQAGLSQEAVEACLKDQALLDKIAADQKFANEVLKVNSTPTFFINGEMLKGEQSFEEFSKKITPLLKS, from the coding sequence TTGATCATCACGCGCCGCGCCGTCACCCAAGCCCTTTCCCTCACCGGCCTCGCCGCTTTGGCCGGCGTCTCGCCGCTGTTCCTGATCGAGCAGGCGTTCGCGCAGACCGCCTCGGCGGCCGACGTCGCCAAGCCGGTGTCGCTGCCCGACATGGCGCTCGGCCCGAAGGACGCCGCCGTCACCGTCACCGAATACGCCTCGATGACCTGCCCGCATTGCGCGACCTTCACCAAGGAAGTGTTCCCGAAGATCAAGGAAGCCTTCATCGACACCGGCAAGATCCGCTTCGTGTTCCGCGAATTCCCGCTCGACATCAAGGCCGCCGCCGGCTCGATGCTGGCGCGCTGCATCGCCAAGGACGATTCCGCCAAATATTTCGCGGTCAACGACCTGCTGTTCAAGACCCAGGACGACTGGGTGCTGAAGGACACCGCCGCCAGCCTGACCCGGATCGGCAAGCAGGCCGGCCTCAGCCAGGAGGCGGTGGAAGCCTGCCTGAAGGACCAGGCGCTGCTCGACAAGATCGCCGCCGACCAGAAATTCGCCAACGAAGTGCTCAAGGTCAACTCGACCCCGACCTTCTTCATCAACGGCGAAATGCTCAAGGGCGAGCAGAGCTTCGAGGAATTCTCGAAGAAGATCACGCCGCTCTTGAAGAGCTGA